One Oncorhynchus mykiss isolate Arlee chromosome 25, USDA_OmykA_1.1, whole genome shotgun sequence genomic window, taagctttctgccaatatcagatatgtctacgtCCTGGGtgattttcttgttacttacaacctcatgttaatcgcattagcctacattagctcaaccgtcctgtggatgggacaccgatcccgaagaagtgCATtaaaggtgtctgtaatagaataaatgtggcaaacaaatgtagacattaataaatgcatttctatagcttcccaaaaatatatttacaatAGTGGgcgagtgccaagatggaggcacggtggcttcaacacagtgCCCTATATCAGTCATCTCGTCTTTATATAAATTATTGAACAGAACCGATGACCTCTAATGACATTCACTATCATGGGATGGGTTGCCAAAAATAACTAACTTAAATCCACACCCCCAATAAGCCACAAATGTGACCGCATTGAGGatatgtcactgtgcttctatagCTATatgctagttaaataaaggtcaaataaaaaattatGTATGAATGTAAAATTGTCtttcagcctcatggcaaaatgtgtagaatagaaTTAGATGAgctataaaacattttcctctctgccccaaggcaaaatgtgtacaattgcagGAAGTTAGTTGCCCATCAACATTTTTGCAGGCTCACCCACCAACAAATTTCTAGCTACGCCACTGGTATTAAGACTTGTGTTTTCAATGTCAGCTAGTCTGTGTACAGGGCAGTGCACCTGTAACCATGGTGCCATTTTATTGGTCTGGCTTTGCTTTGCTACCCTTTTACAGAcagcctctctctttcttgtgtgaagagagaaagagagtagtcACTGGACAGTGGCTGAATAGCCTAGTCTGACTGGGGGAATAGGGGGGGCTGTGTTGCGGTCTGTCTGTGCTGACACTGGAATGGAGCCACGTGCCCATGGGGGTGGACACAGGTCCCATCACTGAACAATGAGACAGTGAATCACCACTCCCCTATTTGACGTCTCTCTTTTCCAGTCAGAACGGACTTCCCTTTGGTGTGTTGACATAAGAGGCACCGGCTAGTACGGGAAACGAGAGTTAAAGTTCACGTTAGCTGATTTGATTATTTAAGTTGAGGAAAGTGCAGCAGGGTCACCAAAATAGGCTGAAAATAGCCTCTAAGAAGATCTGAAGTAGGAGATGTATGGAAAAACAAAGGTTAAATTTGTACTGCGTTTCTGCAGAATGAGCATTTCAGTAAATAACCGTTAAGCCAGAACTAGGAGTGTTCATCTAATAATTGAATGAGAAAACATTACATTTTAATCTTGCATCTATAATAAAATGCTTTTTTGGACCATTTAACATTGTCAGTGGACTGCAGTATGCCTGGGAAAAGGCTCTGACTCATGAAACGCATTCTGGTAAACACCCAAGCCACTCTTTTGTTATTCTCACTCTTATCAACATGCAAACCCAATAACAGTTTAACATGTTTGATCACGAAAGCCGATGACGATATCCTGGCTGAAAACACTCTTTTGTCTGCTCCAGGTGTTTCTCTAGAATCTCCCTTGATGACTCTGTTTTAGCTGTTCACTCTTTCAGCGCCGGGATTGAGAGTCATCTATGTTGACAGGCACAGACATAGGCATAGGCTTGCCGAGCAGCTGTCATggaatagagtacaatagaatAGAAGAACAACTGAATAGAATAGGATCAGGGTTATTGACCTTTTGTATAAGGAGTTGGTCTTACCCTGAAAGACGAGCATTGACCATTAGCCTAATACCAATGTAATCCTAGACAGTGACACCCACCGTTCTCCATGAACTCTGTGATGATGTAGATGGGCTCCTGGGTAACCACGGCGAAGAGGCGGACCAGGCGCGGGTGCTGCAGCTCCTTCATCAGGTTGGCCTCGGCCAGGAAGGCAGCCATGGACATGGTGCCCACCTTCAGGTTCTTAATGGCAACCCGCCTATGGTTGTTGTACAGACCTGCATCATGGAGGAAGGTCATTGGTgatacagtaaatatacagttTACTGCAGTAATATCACAGTGGTTTTACTCAGTAGTGTAGTATACAATGTGTAAGATGGAGTGATTTGAGGACACTCAAGTTTGCAATAGGTCACAATTTGCCGAGTTATAGCATATGCTGTAATGGTGAGAATGAACTTTATTTGTTATTGAAAGCATTCTTCCCTACTTTTATCTATAACTGAAATAATTTAGAGAAAAGGAATGGGGGTTTGTTTTTTCCAATCTGACATGCATGgatactttttgttgttgtcaaacAACAATCACCCCTATGATGTTGGTGTATTCATTCGCTGAGAGAAACAAATACTGTATGTTGCCAAGACCGCATGAAGGAGTGATTTGGAAAATAAAAAAGTCCCACAGCAGGATAGTTTTGAATGTCGCTTTGTGTTCACACACATGGAGCTGGACAATAGGGAAATCTCCCCCTCCACTGGAAAACTAGTGTGAAGTGATCAGATTACATCAGCAGATATTATCACAATCAAAACACTGGAGTTTATTTTTTAATGGTTGATTTTAGGGTCACAGTGGGAGGTGATAGCAAATATTGTAATATGAACTAATATAGAGAGAGCCTCTGGTGTGGCTAGAACTTCAGCCCAGCATGCTCACTGGCTCTCTTGCGTAATGCAGCTAATACCTGACATCAATCCCAAACGGGCCCTACCAGCTCAAACAAGCACTGCAGTGATGGCAGTATTTAGGAAATTACACACATTGCAGAACTAAAGCCTAAACTAAAGCTGTTctggcagacacagagagagaccggaCCAATTGAGCAACTGGTTGCTTTATATCAGGTGCATCTATGCAAACCAACACACGCATTGGTAATCTGAAAATATCAACCACTGTGGCTGTGCattgccttcagaatgtattcacacatTTTGTAGTATTACAGCCTGACTTTAAATaggtttttttctcacccatctacacacaataccccataacgacaaagtgaaaacatgtttttagacatttttgcacatttattgaaattgtcaacaagacaataacctaaataaaacacaatgccaaatcttcacctgagttgcttaccaagacgacattgaatgttcctgaatgggtTAGTTACATTTTTGGatttaaatcggcttgaaaatctatggcaagacatgaaaatggctgtctagccatgatcaacAATCAAGTTGACAGCGCTTGAAGATTTAATAGAgagaaaatattgtacaatccaggtgtggaaagctcttagagatatACCCCAAAATTCTCACAGGTGTAATCGCCACTAAAAATGTTTCTCCAAAGTATTGACTCATGTgtgggaatacttatgtaaattatatagtgctgtatttaattttcaaataaattagcaaacatttctgaaaaaaatgttttcacttagtcaatatagggtattgtgtgtagatgggtgagaaaacaaatatatttaattaatttggaattcaggctgcaacacaacacaatgttgaataagtcaaggggtatgaatactttgtgaaggtgCTCACCCATCCAGACTTCTCCAAACTGCCCGGCCCCGAGCCTGCGCTCCATCTTGAGGGACTCTCGGGGGATCTCCCATTCGTCCTGCCACCAGGGTTTCTGGGGCATGCGGGACTGGCACGGCTTCATCAGCCGGGTGCACAGACCGTCCGCCTCACCTGCAGACACATACAACACAGGCAGGGTTAAAGGTTGAATAACGTCAAGTTATACAGTTCACATTTTTGAGAAAGACTGTGCTAAGGTGTATGTGCACTATGGATGGTATGATAATGGTATTTGGTACCAAGGCTTTCTGTATTGTTTGGCTGATGTATTGTGTTCTGACTGGAGGCATCGCTCCAGGAGTTCAGACAGGATGTGAGTCATAGCACGTACGTGAGTGATGCTGGACCAGCTCTTTCAGGGAGTTGAAGGATATCTTTGCGGTGATGTAGAAACCACCAGTATCCAAGTTCCGGATTCTGTAGTGCTTGACTGTGTCTCCAGTGTTGGGATCCAAGTCCCTGACAGATAAGGAGAAGGAGCCTTgggctgtctcactctctctgaccATGAAGGAGCCCTGTGTATTCCCCGGAGCTAGCAGGAGCCTCATGGCATCGTTTCTGGAGAGGTTCTTGAAAAACCATCTGAAGCACAAAAACAGGCATAGAGCTTCAAACATAACCACATCCCTTTCCCTTGAAGGTGGTTGAGTATGGGGAGATGGTTTTGGTTGAGTGAGACGATGTTGGgtaatgtatgtgtgtgcttcCTGCATGAGTTAAAGTGAAATGAAATGCAGTTATTTGAGTTTGAATTGAATTCAACTGTATTTACTTACGTCTCCATCTCCATTGAGTTCAGGGGGGCAACAAAGTTGTATGGGATGAAGCCCTTCTGGCCTGTGATGAGAGACTCTGCCATGAACCACTCCGGGTCATCCCTGGACAGCAGACATAACAGCAACACTTACTCACTATCTCATACTTTTCAAGCAGTGGCAATGTGTCATACTCCATCAAACAACTACACACTTTTGCACAACTACACAAATATATCACATCCTCTAAAAAGTCAATTGCATCACACAACCCTCCCATCCCTATTCTTACTTATTGAGGATTTTCAGCTTGTCTCCCTTCTCAAAGCCCAGGTCATCATTGTGGTTTGGTTCATAGCTGTATATGGCAATCACCAGGCTATCTGTACAACCATAACCAGCATGGGTGAGGAAAACAGAAACAATAATGATTAGATTTGATCCACCAGAAGAAGGCACATAATTATCCACGTATTTATGTATAAGAACATACCTggtagaggggaagagggaggcgTGAGATGAGAGGGGTAGGGGATCAGTTGATCTGTGTACTGATGAGACCAAAGCAGGGTCAGTAAAATAACCTGGGTTTCCACTCCTGAATTCAAAGATTCTCATTCAGAGTACAAACTATAGAAGTTCAAGTTGTTACTTGCATGAAAACAGTAAAGAGAAAAGTCTGGGGGTTTACACTGTCATGATGGGAAATTTGACTTGAGGTAAAAACCATACATTCCTTAAAGTGAGGAACGATATTAAGAGAATATTTTTAAAAACACCCTAGGTTTTACTTCATGTTTACTTTGTGCTGACACACTGGCCAACAACAACATAGCATTGACATGTGCTATTCTCTACTTCAAATCTACTAGTATATCTCCTGTAATTCAGAGGGAGGAAGTGAAACAGAACATTTAGTGAATGGTTACAGTCCCaattaattgcacacacaaaAGCCAACTTCCCCCAAATTATGTAAATTGCCAATTCCCATTGCTAGCTACCCAGAATCATTGAGAGAGTTTGATTAAGTACAGCGGGCTATGGCCCGTGATGTAAACATGCAAAAGCAGTGAGGGAGGAGTGCCCTTCTCAAATCTAACAGTAATCTGCACCGCtcggtcatgttgtcaacaaggcagcatcgTTCAGAAACATACAACATCTCGTTTCCATAAATATATGTTTGAATTCtcaaactagttttcattgggTCGACAGATAAAGCCGTTTTTTAATCAAAATCAATTACTTCTGtatgtgaaaacacagaatcctactTGTTACTCCACATGCTTAACCTACATGACATTTGTTTTAAGCCGACTTCGCCGTCATCTAAAACGGGGCACCTAGCTCACGCCATAGAAGCAGCTTGGTTCcagtagggctgggaattgccagggacctcagaATATGATATTAAcatgatacttaggtgccgatacggcGTTATTATTGCGATTTTCattttccaaacatattgctcactacagtgccttcagaaagtattcacaccccttgactttttccacattttgttgtgatacagcctgaatttaaaatggattcaattgagattttgtgtcactgatctacacacgaTATctcacaatgtcaaagtggaattatgtttttagaaatttgtacaaatgaattaaaaaggaaaagctgaaatgtcttgagtcaataagtattcaacctctttgttatggcaaacctaaataagttcaggagtaaacatttgcttaacaagtcacataataagttgcaggacttactctgtgtgcaataatagtgttttacatgattttttaatgactaccttaTATCTGTACCCCATGCATTTTCTGTCAGTctagcagtgcatttcaaacacagattcaaccagaaagaccagggaggttttccaatgccttgcaaataAGGGCGCCTGTATTGGTACTGTCTTGGGGGAAGTTAttcaattacactttggatggtgtatcaatacacccagtcagtgCAAAAATGCAGTGGTACTTCCTAACgcaaatactaacctaaatgacagagtgaaaataataaAGAATAttaatcctgtttgcaataagttactaaagtaaaactgaaaaaaatgtggcaaagaaatgtactttatgtccttaatacaaagcgttatgtttggggcaaatccacataactgagtaccactcttcatattttcaagcatgctggtggctgcatcatgttatggggatgtttgccatcggcaaggactagggagttttttttaggatgaaaagaaacggaatagagctaagcatagtgaaatcctagaggaaaacctgtctcAGACATTGGGAGACAAATACACcctttagcaggacaataacctaaaacacgaggccaaatatgcactggagttgcttaccaagacgacactgaatattcctgagtggcctagttacagttttgacttaaat contains:
- the LOC100136288 gene encoding LCK2, with the protein product MGCNCSSDYDDDWVENLDEVCDNCNCPIPTQSAKPYTDQLIPYPSHLTPPSSPLPDSLVIAIYSYEPNHNDDLGFEKGDKLKILNKDDPEWFMAESLITGQKGFIPYNFVAPLNSMEMETWFFKNLSRNDAMRLLLAPGNTQGSFMVRESETAQGSFSLSVRDLDPNTGDTVKHYRIRNLDTGGFYITAKISFNSLKELVQHHSREADGLCTRLMKPCQSRMPQKPWWQDEWEIPRESLKMERRLGAGQFGEVWMGLYNNHRRVAIKNLKVGTMSMAAFLAEANLMKELQHPRLVRLFAVVTQEPIYIITEFMENGALVDFLKSSEGSNIPINTLIDMASQVAEGMAYIEAKNYIHRDLRAANILVSDELICKIADFGLARLIEDNEYTAREGAKFPIKWTAPEAINYGTFSIKSDVWSFGILLTEIVTYGRIPYPGMSNPEVIQNLEKGYRMPRPENCPEDLYNIMDLCWKESPENRPTFEYLRSVLEDFFTATERQYQEQP
- the LOC100136288 gene encoding LCK2 isoform X2 yields the protein MAESLITGQKGFIPYNFVAPLNSMEMETWFFKNLSRNDAMRLLLAPGNTQGSFMVRESETAQGSFSLSVRDLDPNTGDTVKHYRIRNLDTGGFYITAKISFNSLKELVQHHSREADGLCTRLMKPCQSRMPQKPWWQDEWEIPRESLKMERRLGAGQFGEVWMGLYNNHRRVAIKNLKVGTMSMAAFLAEANLMKELQHPRLVRLFAVVTQEPIYIITEFMENGALVDFLKSSEGSNIPINTLIDMASQVAEGMAYIEAKNYIHRDLRAANILVSDELICKIADFGLARLIEDNEYTAREGAKFPIKWTAPEAINYGTFSIKSDVWSFGILLTEIVTYGRIPYPGMSNPEVIQNLEKGYRMPRPENCPEDLYNIMDLCWKESPENRPTFEYLRSVLEDFFTATERQYQEQP